A single genomic interval of Aureliella helgolandensis harbors:
- a CDS encoding COG1361 family protein, producing the protein MLPAPAFTTPPTPPPCLDGSTDSSGFCNLLDHKKGHIKQKFENLHSSPGKAGEIQLTPLRVVAPVGGEVVLMAGICGPDGHLVNREPLEWMLSPDSVGTFIEVGDDQTSVLTSLLHPRDPKVEKLDVDFARGRTSHKATKITRGSPQCNDDIELREGQTWLSISSPSEGISRVTVLAPESQIWDRRRQTATVYWVDAQWQFPQPATARSGSPVQLVTRVTKAENLVPAEDWLVKYTIVDPSVAAFTPATGGNELIAKVNSDGQAIANLVAGPNGRGTTAILIDVVRPAQPSDNLPELRLGSGQSLVTFSAPGLALQAFGPQQGALGEPLTYVASLGNPGDVDVENAQLRMLIPEGTRALSVVPNAQTQTNTGIIWDQGTLASGRQLDVEVVLEAFRVETFQVVFEARGEPSLNAQKTVGTEIVEASVEARFEPAGGIAEAEVGSTVLYEIEIKNTSRQTLTDLRLLLESSPGLPEASQGQNTVEQRIAVIRPGETHRVGVNFRIQQQGQHSASLKVLTGEKLLAEKSSNIQGLPARPKQPDIGISIEFPQTIQAGSINNAVITLRNPGEVKLTDIKVNLTLDPSLRATQVDRDNLSRFQLGADGNTAVWQARDLLPRLSGDSGDMIWQLFVTLQSRAAVQQGTLRVSVTAAEGVQAEASTNFAAISRTVDPPAPVTPPAPTERTGAWRLILNGLGNPTTVNKEYRYALSVRNEQNQIDRNLHLEMRLSEGVRFLGVTSNGATVQHRFGSDGTITFPVVNSVRANEQLEYTIVVVPTVPQTMLLRARAYSDGRPEAVETLEQTTVNPQ; encoded by the coding sequence TTGCTTCCAGCCCCGGCCTTTACAACCCCTCCAACTCCTCCGCCATGCTTAGATGGTAGTACCGACAGCTCGGGCTTCTGCAACCTACTCGACCATAAAAAAGGGCATATCAAACAGAAGTTCGAAAATCTGCACTCCTCGCCCGGCAAGGCGGGTGAAATTCAACTGACTCCACTGCGAGTCGTCGCTCCCGTAGGCGGCGAGGTTGTCTTGATGGCTGGCATCTGTGGTCCCGATGGTCACCTGGTCAATCGCGAACCCTTGGAATGGATGCTGTCCCCCGATAGCGTAGGGACGTTCATCGAAGTTGGGGACGATCAAACCAGCGTGCTGACCAGTCTGTTGCATCCGCGCGACCCGAAAGTGGAAAAGCTAGATGTTGATTTTGCCCGCGGTCGGACCAGCCACAAAGCGACCAAAATCACTCGCGGCTCCCCCCAATGCAATGACGATATCGAACTCCGAGAGGGCCAAACCTGGCTCAGCATCTCCTCCCCGAGTGAGGGCATCAGCCGGGTGACCGTCCTGGCGCCGGAGAGTCAGATTTGGGATCGCCGACGGCAGACAGCCACCGTGTATTGGGTCGATGCTCAATGGCAATTCCCCCAGCCCGCTACCGCCCGGAGTGGCTCTCCCGTGCAATTGGTCACCCGTGTTACGAAGGCAGAAAATTTAGTACCCGCCGAGGATTGGTTGGTCAAATATACGATTGTCGATCCCAGCGTGGCTGCCTTCACTCCAGCCACGGGTGGCAACGAATTGATTGCCAAGGTGAACAGTGACGGTCAAGCCATTGCCAACTTGGTCGCCGGCCCCAATGGTCGCGGTACAACCGCCATCCTCATCGATGTCGTTCGGCCAGCCCAACCGTCGGATAACCTTCCCGAACTTCGACTGGGCAGTGGACAATCGCTGGTCACCTTCAGTGCCCCGGGTTTAGCGCTGCAAGCCTTCGGCCCCCAGCAGGGCGCGCTGGGCGAACCACTCACGTATGTCGCGAGCCTAGGAAACCCGGGCGATGTGGATGTAGAGAATGCGCAGCTACGCATGCTGATCCCCGAAGGTACACGGGCCCTGAGCGTCGTCCCCAATGCGCAAACCCAAACAAACACGGGGATCATTTGGGACCAGGGTACGCTGGCTTCCGGTCGGCAGTTGGATGTCGAAGTGGTCTTAGAAGCGTTTCGCGTGGAGACCTTCCAAGTGGTCTTCGAAGCACGCGGTGAACCCTCTCTGAACGCGCAAAAGACCGTCGGTACCGAGATCGTCGAAGCCTCAGTAGAAGCCCGCTTTGAACCTGCGGGAGGCATTGCAGAGGCTGAGGTTGGAAGCACGGTCCTGTACGAGATCGAGATCAAGAACACCAGTCGCCAGACACTGACCGACCTTCGATTGCTGCTGGAGTCCTCCCCCGGTCTCCCCGAAGCCTCACAAGGACAAAACACGGTTGAACAGCGCATTGCGGTGATTCGCCCCGGTGAAACGCATCGCGTGGGCGTCAACTTCCGCATCCAACAGCAAGGCCAGCATTCCGCGAGTCTCAAAGTCCTTACCGGGGAAAAGCTGCTCGCCGAAAAATCCTCGAACATCCAAGGCCTACCAGCCCGTCCCAAACAGCCTGACATCGGGATTAGCATCGAATTCCCACAGACGATCCAGGCCGGCTCGATCAACAACGCCGTAATCACCCTACGCAATCCCGGAGAGGTTAAGCTCACCGATATCAAAGTCAATTTGACGCTCGATCCCTCGCTGCGAGCAACTCAGGTCGATCGCGACAATCTCTCCCGCTTCCAACTCGGCGCCGATGGCAATACGGCTGTCTGGCAAGCCCGGGACTTGCTTCCGCGATTGTCGGGCGATAGCGGGGACATGATCTGGCAGCTATTCGTGACTCTACAATCTCGTGCAGCCGTGCAGCAGGGAACACTCCGCGTCTCCGTTACCGCTGCCGAAGGGGTGCAGGCAGAAGCTTCCACCAACTTCGCTGCAATCAGCCGTACCGTGGATCCACCCGCCCCAGTAACCCCTCCAGCCCCCACCGAGCGAACCGGAGCGTGGCGACTGATCCTGAACGGACTGGGGAATCCCACCACGGTCAACAAAGAATATCGCTATGCATTATCAGTAAGAAATGAACAGAATCAAATCGATCGCAATCTGCACTTGGAAATGCGACTCAGCGAGGGCGTCCGGTTCCTGGGCGTCACCAGCAATGGGGCAACCGTGCAACATCGTTTCGGAAGTGACGGGACCATCACCTTCCCTGTCGTAAACTCCGTGCGTGCCAACGAACAATTGGAATACACAATCGTCGTGGTTCCCACAGTGCCACAAACCATGCTACTCCGAGCACGGGCATACTCCGATGGCCGTCCTGAAGCGGTCGAGACGCTTGAGCAAACAACCGTCAACCCTCAGTAG